In one Janibacter cremeus genomic region, the following are encoded:
- the dacB gene encoding D-alanyl-D-alanine carboxypeptidase/D-alanyl-D-alanine endopeptidase: MTSVAALLIGYGTADAYDRVPGVLTIDEEVTRKAPEAPDTAPVLPAASTEVPVPTTAGLTAALEEDATAKALGKRVGVVVRDALTGETLYSHGGDRPITPASTAKLLTAAAVAQTADLSRVMTTRVVAGDRPDELVLVASGDTMLARGEGDPTAVEGRAGLADLARQVAASVPAKGEGSYSLRLDMTYAHGERYPPTWEMADVAAGYTQGVTMIGLAGERPKPFEPSPKVPERSVLKAFAKELRAVGVAVEADTSTKQWQTPAPEDAEVLGAVDSAPLGDVLALALDDSDNALTENVARQVAAAHGVGTSTAEVSGWVEQTLADAGIDLTGVTLKDSSGLSSGQKVPARVISDVMQLGITGSAQEMTSILAELPVAGLTGTLHERFDTDDTRSAAGLARAKTGTLTGTSALAGTTTTADGRLLTYVLLADRVPSTTGTLGARAVLDRMVADITDCGCR, encoded by the coding sequence GTGACCTCCGTCGCAGCACTGCTGATCGGGTACGGCACCGCGGACGCGTACGACCGCGTCCCGGGCGTGCTCACGATCGACGAGGAGGTCACCCGGAAGGCTCCGGAGGCCCCCGACACCGCGCCCGTCCTGCCCGCCGCGTCGACCGAGGTGCCGGTCCCGACGACGGCCGGGCTGACCGCGGCCCTCGAGGAGGACGCGACGGCCAAGGCCCTGGGCAAGCGCGTCGGCGTGGTGGTGCGCGACGCCCTCACCGGCGAGACCCTCTACTCCCACGGCGGCGACCGACCGATCACCCCCGCCTCGACCGCGAAGCTGCTCACCGCCGCCGCGGTGGCGCAGACCGCCGATCTCAGCCGGGTCATGACGACGCGGGTCGTCGCCGGCGACCGGCCGGACGAGCTGGTCCTCGTCGCGTCCGGTGACACGATGCTCGCCCGTGGCGAGGGCGACCCGACGGCCGTCGAGGGCCGGGCCGGTCTGGCGGACCTCGCCCGCCAGGTGGCCGCCTCGGTCCCGGCGAAGGGGGAGGGGAGCTACTCCCTTCGCCTCGACATGACCTACGCCCACGGCGAGCGGTACCCGCCGACCTGGGAGATGGCCGACGTCGCGGCCGGCTACACCCAGGGCGTGACGATGATCGGTCTCGCGGGAGAGCGGCCCAAGCCCTTCGAGCCGTCGCCCAAGGTCCCCGAGCGCAGCGTGCTCAAGGCCTTCGCCAAGGAGCTGCGGGCCGTGGGGGTCGCCGTCGAGGCGGACACCTCGACGAAGCAGTGGCAGACCCCCGCCCCGGAGGACGCAGAGGTGCTCGGTGCCGTGGACTCGGCCCCGCTCGGGGACGTGCTCGCCCTGGCCCTCGACGACAGCGACAACGCACTGACGGAGAACGTCGCCCGCCAGGTCGCCGCCGCGCACGGTGTCGGCACCTCGACCGCGGAGGTCTCCGGCTGGGTCGAGCAGACCCTGGCGGACGCCGGCATCGACCTCACCGGCGTCACGCTCAAGGACAGCAGCGGGCTCAGCTCGGGACAGAAGGTGCCGGCGCGGGTGATCTCCGACGTCATGCAGCTGGGCATCACCGGCTCGGCGCAGGAGATGACCTCGATCCTGGCCGAGCTGCCCGTCGCCGGGCTGACCGGCACGCTGCACGAGCGCTTCGACACCGACGACACCCGCAGCGCCGCCGGCCTCGCCCGGGCCAAGACGGGCACCCTGACGGGCACCTCGGCGCTCGCGGGGACGACCACGACCGCCGACGGTCGACTGCTCACCTACGTGCTGCTCGCCGACCGGGTGCCCTCGACCACCGGCACCCTCGGGGCCCGCGCCGTGCTCGACCGGATGGTCGCCGACATCACGGACTGCGGCTGCCGCTGA
- a CDS encoding alpha/beta fold hydrolase produces MRYFSRDGLTFDVDDSGPQEGEVVVLLHGWPQDRTAWDKVTPRLVDAGLRVLAPDLRGYSPGARPPHHLDYEISELVGDVIALLDAAGASQAHIVGHDWGGALAWAVAARHPDRVQTLTVLSTPSPSGMAHGFRQGEQLKASWYMAFFALPVLPVLFFRFFAQQVMERIGMPRERAAYDAKRLKDASSAQGSLNWYRAGLSPTLVWRRRSRPGTPRRSKHREMLPTAFVWGAKDPAFAKASTRHTVNKLRERAGEQIDLVHTLELDTGHWLMETHPETIAEVVLDRIGGQGRSEQQAG; encoded by the coding sequence GTGCGCTACTTCTCCCGTGACGGACTGACCTTCGACGTCGACGACAGCGGCCCCCAGGAGGGGGAGGTCGTCGTCCTCCTCCACGGCTGGCCGCAGGACCGCACCGCGTGGGACAAGGTGACGCCCCGGCTCGTCGACGCCGGCCTGCGGGTGCTCGCCCCGGACCTGCGCGGCTACTCCCCCGGCGCCCGCCCGCCGCACCACCTCGACTACGAGATCTCCGAGCTCGTCGGCGACGTCATCGCCCTGCTCGACGCCGCCGGCGCCTCGCAGGCCCACATCGTCGGTCACGACTGGGGCGGCGCCCTCGCGTGGGCCGTGGCCGCCCGCCACCCCGACCGCGTGCAGACCTTGACCGTGCTGTCGACCCCGAGCCCGTCCGGGATGGCCCACGGGTTCCGACAGGGCGAGCAGCTCAAGGCCAGCTGGTACATGGCCTTCTTCGCCCTGCCGGTCCTGCCGGTGCTGTTCTTCCGGTTCTTCGCCCAGCAGGTCATGGAGAGGATAGGGATGCCCCGCGAGCGCGCCGCGTACGACGCGAAGCGGTTGAAGGACGCGAGCTCGGCCCAAGGCTCCCTCAACTGGTACCGCGCCGGCCTGTCGCCGACCCTTGTATGGCGCAGGCGGTCCCGGCCCGGCACCCCTCGTCGCAGCAAGCATCGCGAGATGCTCCCGACCGCTTTTGTCTGGGGCGCGAAGGACCCGGCCTTCGCGAAGGCGTCGACCCGGCACACCGTCAACAAGCTGCGCGAGCGCGCCGGGGAGCAGATCGACCTCGTGCACACCCTCGAGCTCGACACCGGTCACTGGCTCATGGAGACCCACCCGGAGACGATCGCCGAGGTCGTCCTCGACCGGATCGGTGGGCAGGGTCGGAGCGAGCAGCAGGCGGGTTGA
- a CDS encoding esterase/lipase family protein, producing the protein MARKLPIIYVRGFGGGQSGIDALVEDPFYGFNVGSTHVRVGAGGDPSFYQFESPLLRLMLDHDYDLKVHGSQLAWLGRQPDGEVPEATIWIHRFYDDAASTWGRTPQEYRLERAAEDLLDLVTLVRAKTGAPRVYLVAHSMGGLVCRSMMQKVIPDRGAHAEQYVDRLFTYATPHGGIDFDIGFGLFEKVRDHFGIQGADIFGPQRMWEYLNPAGVGDLRANWDPRKIPEEAFAPDRVVALIGTNPDDYDVARGLSSAAVGVKSDGLVQIENAYVPDAKFAFVHRSHSGRYGIVNSEEGYQNMRRFLLGDLEVTADLVGLQPPRQQAADRGEIIWQAEVELAVRGLPILMHQQTAAHHCPVILDVPADESDRPQPLVTTFLIADPTLRPEEAEHARYTLHLRLISLRQRDGIFDFRDHVEQTADFDDWLAVDIGATDGGLAAWAAWVSELPVPLRDYVPTGPPLEDEDASPRRWVKRIALPRAARELFGPHVALRLTVRDRDGHAADALTGPPQ; encoded by the coding sequence ATGGCACGCAAGTTGCCGATCATCTACGTTCGCGGCTTCGGAGGCGGGCAGTCGGGTATCGATGCGCTCGTCGAGGACCCGTTCTACGGCTTCAACGTGGGTTCCACCCACGTCAGGGTGGGAGCAGGTGGGGATCCCAGCTTCTACCAGTTCGAGAGCCCGCTGCTGCGCCTGATGCTGGACCACGACTACGACCTGAAGGTCCACGGCAGCCAGCTGGCGTGGCTGGGTAGACAGCCGGACGGCGAGGTTCCCGAGGCGACCATCTGGATCCACCGCTTCTACGACGACGCCGCCTCCACCTGGGGGCGGACGCCGCAGGAGTACCGTCTCGAGCGCGCCGCCGAAGATCTCCTTGACCTGGTGACGCTGGTGCGCGCCAAGACCGGGGCTCCGAGGGTTTATCTGGTGGCGCACTCCATGGGCGGTCTGGTCTGCCGCAGCATGATGCAGAAGGTCATCCCCGACCGGGGCGCGCACGCCGAGCAGTACGTCGACAGACTCTTCACCTACGCGACTCCTCACGGGGGCATCGACTTCGACATCGGATTCGGTCTCTTCGAGAAGGTCAGGGACCACTTCGGTATCCAAGGGGCCGACATCTTCGGACCGCAACGGATGTGGGAGTACCTCAACCCGGCCGGTGTCGGAGACCTCAGGGCGAACTGGGACCCCAGGAAGATCCCGGAGGAGGCGTTCGCGCCAGACCGGGTAGTTGCCTTGATCGGCACCAACCCCGACGACTACGACGTGGCCCGCGGCCTCTCCTCCGCAGCCGTCGGAGTGAAGAGCGATGGGCTGGTCCAGATCGAGAACGCGTACGTTCCGGACGCCAAGTTCGCGTTCGTGCACCGCAGCCACTCCGGGCGCTACGGCATCGTGAACTCGGAAGAGGGTTACCAGAACATGCGCCGCTTCCTCCTCGGCGACCTGGAGGTCACCGCGGACCTCGTCGGGCTCCAGCCCCCGAGGCAGCAGGCAGCGGACCGCGGCGAGATCATCTGGCAGGCGGAGGTGGAACTCGCCGTGCGCGGTCTGCCGATCCTGATGCACCAGCAGACTGCAGCGCACCACTGCCCCGTGATCCTGGACGTGCCGGCGGACGAATCGGACCGGCCGCAACCGCTGGTCACGACCTTCCTCATCGCCGATCCGACCCTGCGGCCCGAGGAGGCCGAGCACGCCCGGTACACCCTGCACCTCAGGCTCATCTCACTGCGTCAACGGGACGGCATCTTCGACTTCCGGGACCACGTGGAGCAGACCGCGGATTTCGACGACTGGCTCGCTGTCGACATCGGCGCCACGGACGGCGGATTGGCAGCGTGGGCTGCCTGGGTCTCCGAGTTGCCGGTGCCCCTGCGTGACTACGTGCCCACGGGCCCCCCGCTGGAGGACGAGGACGCGTCACCACGTCGATGGGTCAAACGGATCGCGCTACCGCGCGCAGCAAGGGAACTCTTCGGTCCGCACGTGGCGTTGAGGCTGACCGTGCGCGATCGTGACGGTCATGCTGCCGACGCGCTCACCGGCCCACCCCAGTGA
- a CDS encoding inorganic diphosphatase: protein MEFDVTIEIPKGQKNKYEVDHETGRIRLDRMLFTSMAYPSDYGYVEDTLGEDSDPLDALVLLDEPTWPGCLVRARPIGMFHMRDEAGGDDKVLCVPAGDPRKEGIKELEDISEFDRLEIQHFFETYKDLEPGKSVEGAYWVGREEAEQCVREALERAKANGISTARWTMPTSAHIPEPEDVTHSEADIKAAAARARDQLATEEKPLSDGE from the coding sequence GTGGAGTTCGACGTCACCATCGAGATCCCCAAGGGTCAGAAGAACAAGTACGAGGTCGACCACGAGACCGGCCGGATCCGTCTGGACCGGATGCTCTTCACCTCCATGGCCTACCCGAGCGACTACGGCTACGTCGAGGACACGCTCGGTGAGGACTCGGACCCGCTGGACGCGCTGGTCCTGCTCGACGAGCCCACCTGGCCGGGTTGTCTCGTGCGGGCGCGGCCGATCGGCATGTTCCACATGCGCGACGAGGCCGGTGGCGACGACAAGGTCCTGTGCGTCCCCGCGGGCGACCCGCGCAAGGAGGGCATCAAGGAGCTGGAGGACATCAGCGAGTTCGACCGCCTCGAGATCCAGCACTTCTTCGAGACCTACAAGGACCTCGAGCCGGGCAAGTCCGTCGAGGGCGCCTACTGGGTCGGCCGCGAGGAGGCGGAGCAGTGCGTGCGCGAGGCGCTCGAGCGCGCGAAGGCCAACGGCATCAGCACCGCCCGCTGGACCATGCCCACCTCGGCACACATCCCCGAGCCGGAGGACGTCACCCACTCCGAAGCGGACATCAAGGCTGCAGCGGCCCGTGCCCGGGACCAGCTGGCCACCGAGGAGAAGCCGCTCAGCGACGGCGAGTGA
- the tilS gene encoding tRNA lysidine(34) synthetase TilS, giving the protein MGAGHPAQADCRRGVRAALEGLPAGSLALAAVSGGGDSLALAAALAAEAANHEITAGAIVVDHGLQEESTDVALLAAQQCADVGLAPVAVVPVEVVATGEGLEAAARDARYTALAETAAAMGTSKDVAHPAFVVLLGHTRDDQAEQVLLGLTRGSGARSLSGMPVLTVREGTPFARPLLHLPRQTTHDACSAWGLVPWTDPMNDDAAFTRVRARAALAELERALGPGIDEALARTADLLREDADLLDELADAAVPDHGPDGVAVGDLGELPGALRSRVWRRLLLAAGAPAGSLAAGHVAACDRLVTDWHGQGPLHLPGDLRVSRADGRVHITPAVGGQ; this is encoded by the coding sequence ATGGGAGCCGGTCACCCGGCACAGGCAGACTGCCGAAGGGGGGTCCGTGCCGCCCTCGAGGGCCTGCCTGCCGGCTCGCTGGCGCTCGCCGCGGTCAGCGGTGGCGGGGACTCCCTCGCGCTCGCGGCCGCACTGGCGGCCGAGGCGGCCAACCACGAGATCACCGCCGGCGCGATCGTCGTCGACCACGGCCTGCAGGAGGAGTCGACGGACGTCGCCCTGCTCGCCGCCCAGCAGTGCGCGGACGTCGGTCTCGCCCCGGTGGCGGTCGTCCCCGTCGAGGTCGTCGCGACGGGGGAGGGGCTCGAGGCGGCAGCGCGCGACGCCCGCTACACCGCACTCGCCGAGACGGCAGCGGCGATGGGCACCTCGAAGGACGTTGCCCACCCGGCCTTTGTGGTCCTGCTCGGGCACACCCGGGACGACCAGGCCGAGCAGGTCCTCCTCGGGCTCACCCGCGGCTCCGGGGCCCGGTCCCTCTCCGGGATGCCGGTGCTCACCGTCCGGGAGGGCACCCCCTTCGCCCGACCGCTCCTCCACCTGCCGCGGCAGACCACGCACGATGCCTGCTCGGCGTGGGGACTCGTGCCGTGGACCGACCCGATGAACGACGACGCCGCCTTCACCCGGGTGCGGGCGCGCGCCGCGCTGGCCGAGCTGGAGAGGGCGCTCGGGCCCGGCATCGACGAGGCGCTCGCCCGCACCGCGGACCTCCTGCGCGAGGACGCCGACCTCCTCGACGAGCTCGCCGACGCCGCGGTCCCGGACCACGGCCCCGACGGCGTGGCGGTCGGGGACCTGGGCGAGCTGCCCGGTGCCCTCCGCTCCCGGGTGTGGCGCCGACTGCTCCTGGCCGCCGGGGCACCCGCCGGCTCCCTGGCCGCCGGGCACGTCGCCGCCTGCGACCGACTCGTCACCGACTGGCAC
- a CDS encoding zinc-dependent metalloprotease: MPNYVDWTFAKSAGARLVPPGPDVSPEEATRIVEEIRELAAFAVDPVAATARLSAPGDAPPPLVIDRPTWIDVNADSMAAMLDPALEAVAKRRDKEPSGLAQAIGSKITGTEAGGMLAFLSTKVLGQYDIAPGGTPALLLVAPNIVHTEREIKAVPRDFRLWVCLHEETHRVQFTAVPWLRDHVIDSARTLAVDLVPDTSDLRDRVEQIATQLPKVFSGESQGLAELVITPEQREQMAKVTAVMSLLEGHADVVMDDVGPAYVPTVRSIRRRFTERRKGAGAVDRLLRRLLGLEAKMRQYRDGAVFVRTVQESVGVDGFNAVWTSPETLPTPLEITDPAAWVRRVHG; encoded by the coding sequence GTGCCGAACTACGTCGACTGGACATTCGCCAAGAGCGCCGGGGCCCGCCTCGTGCCCCCCGGACCCGACGTGTCGCCCGAGGAGGCCACCCGGATCGTCGAGGAGATCCGCGAGCTGGCGGCCTTCGCCGTCGATCCCGTCGCGGCCACCGCCCGCCTGAGCGCGCCCGGCGACGCGCCGCCACCCCTGGTCATCGACCGCCCCACCTGGATCGACGTCAACGCCGACTCGATGGCCGCGATGCTCGACCCGGCGCTCGAGGCGGTCGCCAAGCGCCGGGACAAGGAGCCCTCGGGCCTGGCCCAGGCCATCGGCAGCAAGATCACCGGCACCGAGGCCGGCGGGATGCTCGCCTTCCTGTCCACCAAGGTCCTCGGCCAGTACGACATCGCCCCCGGCGGCACCCCGGCGCTGCTCCTCGTCGCGCCGAACATCGTGCACACCGAGCGCGAGATCAAGGCCGTCCCGCGCGACTTCCGCCTGTGGGTGTGCCTGCACGAGGAGACCCACCGCGTGCAGTTCACCGCCGTGCCGTGGCTGCGCGACCACGTCATCGACTCCGCCCGCACCCTCGCCGTGGACCTCGTGCCCGACACCTCCGACCTGCGTGATCGGGTCGAGCAGATCGCCACCCAGCTGCCCAAGGTCTTCAGCGGCGAGAGCCAGGGCCTCGCCGAGCTCGTCATCACGCCGGAGCAGCGGGAGCAGATGGCCAAGGTCACCGCGGTCATGTCCCTCCTCGAGGGGCACGCCGACGTCGTCATGGACGACGTGGGCCCCGCGTACGTCCCCACCGTCCGCTCGATCCGGCGCCGCTTCACCGAGCGGCGGAAGGGGGCCGGTGCCGTCGACCGTCTCCTGCGCCGGCTCCTCGGTCTCGAGGCGAAGATGCGCCAGTACCGCGACGGTGCCGTCTTCGTGCGCACCGTCCAGGAGAGCGTCGGCGTCGACGGCTTCAACGCCGTGTGGACCTCACCGGAGACCCTGCCCACCCCGCTCGAGATCACCGACCCGGCCGCGTGGGTGCGGCGGGTGCACGGCTGA
- a CDS encoding SDR family NAD(P)-dependent oxidoreductase, translating to MERFTGKVVIVTGGGSGLGRAVAVRLGQEGGRVLVADINDEGAAETARLVEGAGGEAVTMHLDASSPADNEAAVHLALDTWGRLDGAVNNAGIGASPGPMGELDLDVWRRVIAINMDGIAYGMKYQIPAMKDTAEGKGAIVNMASVHGNVATYAPGSAYTTAKHGVLGMTKAAAVEYGTEGIRVNAVQPGVIATPLTEMPEDAKAFLEDKHAMKRFGTPEEVAAVVAFLLSDEASFCTGAGYLVDGGYTAL from the coding sequence ATGGAACGATTCACCGGCAAGGTCGTCATCGTCACGGGTGGGGGCTCTGGCCTCGGCCGGGCTGTCGCCGTGCGTCTGGGGCAGGAGGGCGGCAGGGTCCTCGTCGCCGACATCAACGACGAGGGCGCGGCCGAGACGGCCCGCCTCGTCGAAGGGGCCGGCGGCGAGGCGGTGACGATGCACCTCGATGCCTCCAGCCCCGCGGACAACGAGGCTGCCGTGCATCTCGCGCTCGACACCTGGGGTCGCCTGGACGGAGCGGTCAACAACGCCGGCATCGGTGCCTCACCCGGTCCCATGGGAGAGCTCGACCTCGACGTGTGGCGCAGGGTCATCGCCATCAACATGGACGGCATCGCCTACGGGATGAAGTACCAGATCCCGGCGATGAAGGACACCGCGGAGGGCAAGGGCGCCATCGTCAACATGGCCTCGGTCCACGGCAACGTGGCCACCTACGCGCCGGGGTCGGCGTACACGACCGCCAAGCACGGGGTGCTCGGTATGACGAAGGCTGCCGCCGTCGAGTACGGCACGGAAGGGATCCGGGTGAACGCGGTCCAGCCGGGCGTCATCGCCACGCCCCTGACCGAGATGCCCGAGGACGCCAAGGCCTTCCTCGAGGACAAGCACGCGATGAAGCGCTTCGGCACTCCGGAGGAAGTCGCGGCGGTGGTCGCCTTTCTCCTCTCGGACGAGGCGTCCTTCTGCACCGGAGCGGGCTACCTCGTCGACGGGGGCTACACCGCGCTCTGA
- a CDS encoding SRPBCC family protein, producing the protein MAAQTFDFSSVWFVDAEPPDVVAVLADIDRYPTWWPQVRSVDRIDDDSGVAVVRSLLPVTLRLRMTRVVEDREAGVLRVLLAGDLVGHAQWHIATVPQGSVLHFGQSVRVATRLERMATLVPWLLRANHAWMMRQCRHGLARELTRRR; encoded by the coding sequence GTGGCCGCGCAGACCTTCGACTTCAGCAGTGTCTGGTTCGTGGACGCCGAGCCGCCCGACGTGGTCGCGGTGCTGGCGGACATCGATCGCTACCCGACGTGGTGGCCGCAGGTGCGCTCGGTCGACCGCATCGACGACGACTCCGGCGTCGCCGTCGTGCGCAGCCTCCTCCCGGTCACGCTGCGCCTGCGCATGACCCGCGTGGTCGAGGACCGGGAAGCGGGCGTGCTGCGGGTGCTCCTCGCAGGGGACCTCGTCGGCCACGCCCAGTGGCACATCGCGACCGTGCCGCAGGGCAGCGTGCTCCACTTCGGGCAAAGCGTGAGGGTCGCCACCCGCCTGGAGCGGATGGCGACCCTCGTGCCGTGGCTGCTGCGGGCCAATCACGCGTGGATGATGCGGCAGTGCCGCCACGGGTTGGCGCGGGAGCTCACTCGCCGTCGCTGA